One genomic region from Candidatus Binatus sp. encodes:
- a CDS encoding TetR/AcrR family transcriptional regulator, protein MAARRANVRDLNRTRDKILAAALTEFSAKGFAGARVDAIARRARVNKRMLYYCFGVKQDLYREVLRRKINQRADLIDSTPDKFADALLYLYKLAGADLDFVRLMEWEAIDNGRGKLVAADERRALFEKAVARLRRAQRDGFLPKQVDLAQLFISMLALVIFPMVMPQMIRLITGMEPGDPRFVRRRAAFLRWIGERMSIDPDARSAAAVKANRRRIDSPVGATRLKPRIHQSRKLAGLR, encoded by the coding sequence ATGGCAGCCCGGCGCGCTAATGTCCGCGACCTCAATCGCACCCGCGACAAGATTCTCGCCGCCGCGCTGACCGAGTTCTCCGCCAAGGGCTTCGCCGGCGCTCGCGTTGACGCGATCGCGCGCCGCGCCCGCGTCAACAAACGGATGCTCTACTACTGCTTCGGCGTCAAGCAGGATCTCTACCGGGAAGTGCTGCGCCGCAAGATCAATCAGCGGGCCGACTTGATCGATTCCACGCCCGACAAGTTCGCCGACGCCCTGCTTTATCTGTACAAGCTCGCCGGCGCCGACCTCGACTTCGTCCGCCTGATGGAATGGGAAGCGATCGACAACGGCCGCGGCAAACTGGTCGCCGCCGACGAACGGCGTGCGCTGTTCGAGAAGGCCGTGGCGCGGCTGCGGCGCGCGCAGCGCGATGGATTTCTGCCCAAGCAGGTTGACCTGGCACAGCTATTCATCTCGATGCTCGCGCTGGTGATCTTTCCAATGGTGATGCCGCAGATGATTCGCCTGATCACCGGCATGGAGCCAGGTGATCCGCGCTTCGTGCGCAGGCGCGCCGCGTTTTTGCGCTGGATCGGCGAGCGCATGAGCATCGACCCGGATGCGCGTTCGGCGGCGGCAGTCAAAGCCAATCGGAGGCGGATTGATTCCCCGGTCGGCGCGACGCGCCTGAAGCCTCGCATTCACCAATCGAGAAAACTGGCGGGACTCCGATGA
- a CDS encoding HlyD family secretion protein, producing MKRAIVVVVVAATLAVAGWFLAPLLLKPAATDTLLVSGNIEAHQSVIGFKAVQSRVIELPFNEGQWVTAGTLLARLDDSDYRQQVAINDAALRVQEQQLISAMRRLEAARATIANDEADVAQKQLDHDRSTKLWQQKVISAELRDRTETALKQGKAAMQRDLAMQHAAEQDIAVAHANIRSARENLELAKIMLGYTTLRAPFSGVILTRQTELGEVMQPGTPVVTLADLDHVWLRAYIGETDLGRIRWGQSATVHTDTYPDRNYPGQISFISSEAEFTPKSVETHKERVTLVYRIKIDVANPNHELKPGMPADATIHLGAPVQRGDSRD from the coding sequence ATGAAGAGGGCAATCGTAGTAGTCGTCGTTGCTGCGACGCTCGCCGTCGCCGGATGGTTCCTCGCGCCGCTGCTGCTCAAGCCCGCGGCCACCGATACTCTGCTCGTCTCGGGAAATATCGAAGCGCATCAGAGCGTGATTGGCTTCAAAGCCGTGCAGTCGCGCGTGATCGAATTGCCTTTCAACGAGGGGCAATGGGTCACTGCCGGTACGCTGCTCGCGCGGCTCGACGACAGCGACTATCGCCAGCAGGTTGCGATCAACGACGCGGCTCTGCGCGTGCAGGAACAGCAGCTCATCTCCGCGATGCGCCGGCTCGAGGCCGCGCGCGCGACGATCGCCAATGACGAGGCCGACGTTGCGCAAAAGCAGCTCGATCACGATCGCAGCACGAAGCTCTGGCAGCAAAAGGTAATTTCCGCCGAGCTGCGCGATCGCACCGAGACCGCGCTCAAGCAGGGCAAGGCCGCGATGCAGCGCGACCTCGCGATGCAGCATGCCGCCGAGCAGGATATCGCGGTCGCTCACGCCAACATCCGGAGCGCGCGCGAAAATCTCGAACTCGCCAAAATCATGCTCGGCTACACCACGCTGCGCGCGCCCTTCTCCGGCGTCATACTCACGCGCCAGACCGAACTCGGCGAAGTGATGCAACCCGGCACGCCGGTCGTCACGCTCGCCGATCTCGATCACGTTTGGCTCCGCGCTTACATCGGCGAAACCGATCTCGGCCGCATCCGATGGGGCCAGTCCGCGACGGTTCACACCGATACTTATCCCGACCGCAATTATCCCGGCCAGATTTCGTTCATCTCGTCCGAGGCGGAGTTCACGCCCAAGAGCGTCGAGACGCACAAGGAGCGCGTGACGCTGGTCTATCGAATCAAGATCGACGTCGCGAATCCGAATCATGAACTCAAGCCCGGGATGCCCGCCGACGCAACGATTCATCTGGGCGCGCCGGTGCAGCGCGGTGACAGTCGTGACTGA